The window CAGCCGCGGCAGGCCGAAGACGACCTCATCGCTCATATTGTGGATACGCTTCAGCCGGGCTTTGCATTTGGCACCGACCAGTATGTGTTTGTAGACCGCGGCGCCGAAGACAATGTGCGCGTGGGCAACCGTTTCTTCATCTACCAACGCTTTGAAGGGCTGGGACGTCCGGGCGCAGCGCCCGATGACGAGATTCCCTGGCAGCGTGTGGGCCAGGTGCTGGTCGTCGATGTGCGGGAGAATTACTCGACGGCCATTATCACCAAGGCCAGTCGTGAGATTGTGGTCGGTGACCGGCTGGAGATGTACGCCGGCTACTGAGTTTGTGCGAAAGAATCGGGCGTGATGAGACGCCCGATGCGAGAGCGTTCCCGGAGCGAACGCAGTGGCAAGACGCCCGAGGCCGATATGATGGCCCGGGCGTTTTGTCGTTCTGGTCATCCAGTCAAACCACCCAAAACCCGCGAAACAACGTGCGTTGTGAGCGGGGGTTGGGCGTATGTCGCTTCTTAAGGGAAGGGGTGAAGGTTTCGAGACGTCGACATCACATCTCAACTTCGGCCCGTTGGCCCCCCGGGCAGCGCTTCATGTTGACGAGTTAACATAATATACACTATCGGACATTAAGAAGCGGGCAAAAGAGAGGGGCGCAGATGGTGATGCTATGGTGACATCGCCATCTGCGCCCCTGTTCAAAAATATGGGACGCTTTTTATACACGCTTCAGGATGGTTTGATTTTCTCCATCAACTGCGCAAAGAACCCCTTTTTCTTATTCTTACGCATATCCATCAGGCGCAGGCGGCGCTTGGCCTCCACATTGCGGGGATTGTGCTGCATCGCCTGATGAAAGAGCCCTTCGGCCTCGCGTGTGCGGCCGAGCCCTTCGGCAACGACCCCCATGAAGGTGAGCAACCAGTCGCGGTCGGTAAGCTCCATGCTGATCGTGTCGAGTTCTTTAAAGATCTCCTGAGCCCTGGTGCGATTGAGCGGTGTTCCCTCGGCATTCTTCTGGATGAGCAGATACTCGGTGTAGACAAAGTGCGCCCTGTACTCCAGGTCGTCAGCGTTGTTCTCGCTGGCGATTTTGAACTGCTCATGCGCGCCGGCGTGGGCACCAGTCTCAAGCATCTTCTGGCCCTTCCGAAACGCGTTTTCCGCGGTGAGGATGGAGCTGATATCGGTGTTGGCACCGGTGAGTTGAAGATCGTATTCGGCGCGCTTCTCCGGGTCTGTGAGCACCTGGTGGGCGGTGTTGATGGTGGCGAAGATCTCCTGGACGAGCTTTTTATCATCCCCCAGATCATGCGCGCTGAAGCGGTCGACGTGCCACTTCTTGGCGAGCTGGCGAAACTCTTTGGTGGCCTGCTGCTTGATGATCGCGTCATCGAGTCCACTCGCGAGTCCCAGAAGATCGTAATAGCTGGTCTCGGCCAGGCTCTGATGCATCTGCCGAATCTCGTGGCGTACGGCTTCGGTATCTTGACTCATGCTGGGGGCTCCTCAGGGGAAACGTCCGCCAAAACTGGCGGTCTGACGGCGAATTCAAGCGCCCGAAGTCTACTGAATCGTGTGTGCAGTGACAACGCGTCATGTCGGGCGCCAAAAGACCAAAAGAAAAGCCCCTGCAGCGCGGGGGCTGCAGGGGCTTTTCTAAAGTGGCTACGCAGGGACTTGAACCCCGGACCTAGCGGATATGAGCCGCTCGCTCTAACCAGCTGAGCTACGTAGCCTTGGGAGTGTCTGCGGTGTTTTTACCGCCGACGTGGCGCAGATAATTAGGCCCTTTTGGGGGGGGCGTCAAGACTGTTTTTCAGTCTTGGTGCAATTTTTCGCAAGCCGGCCAGAAATTCGCGGGAGGAATTTGACACTCGGTTGTTCCCGGGTACAACGGAAGTCCCCGTCTGGGCACAGAAAATTACACATGAACTTCATTCACACCGAATCGGCGACGCTTTATGAAAAAGCCAATCTCAGGACGAGATCGCGTCTGGACCACGATGGTCACCACCGCCGCGTTAACTTTCGGGGTCGTAGGAGCGACCGTGATGACTGCCGGGGCCAGCCCCCCGGTGCAAGAGGTTGAACGCGCCCAGCAGGTCGCCGAGCGGGCTGCGGCCACCGACGGCGCCGTGCGCACGTTGCGCCTGAGCGCGGCGCGCGAGGAAGCACAGGCGCAGGCTCGCCAGCGCGCGGAGCGCCTGGTGGGTGTGGCGAGCAGCTTTGAGCCGGTGGTATTCCCGGCTCTTCCCGACAACTGGGTGGCTGCCGGTCTTGATATCTCCAAAGCGGAGGTCGTGGGCGATAAACTCATCCAGACACTTCCCAGCGGTGCGCGTGTGGTGCTCACCCTGGATCCGGAGTTGCAGTCCTACCTCGATCAGATGCTTCAGGCCAATCTCGTGCCCCACGGCGGCGTGGTGCTCATGGAGCCGCACACCGGCCGTGTGCTCGCCATGGCCGAGAACTCCCGTCGCGGGCAGGAGTTTGATCATTTTACCCGCCAGGCGCAGGCCCCCTCGGCGTCGGTTTTCAAGATCGTGACGGCCGCGGCACTCCTTGAGGGCGAAGGCGTCGATCCTCACCAGGAGGTTTGCTACCACGGGGGCACCCGGGGGCTGACCGTACGCAACATCGAGGGAAGCCCCGGGCTTGATAACCGCTGCAACGATCTTGAAGGCGCCCTGGCCTGGTCGATCAACTCGCTGATCGCCAAGCAGGCTTTCAACAACCTCTCTGCCGACGAGTTGTTGGCCTGGGCGGAGCGCTTTGGCTACAACCAGGAGATTCCCTTTGAGCTCCCGGTGCAGGTCAGCGAAGCCTACCGGGTTGAAGATCCGCATGAGCGTGCACGGGCGGCAGCCGGCTTCTGGCACTCGCACCTGAGCCCGATTCACGGCGCGATGATCGGCGCGGCGATGGCAAATGAGGGGGTGATGATGCGCCCCACCCTGATCGACCGCTATGAAGCACCCGACGGCACGACGCTCTATGAGTTTGAGCCGACGGTTTTCCGTGAGGTGATGACGCCGCAGACCGCGCGTAAGCTCAGTGAGATGATGGTGACCACGGCCGAGCGTGGTACGGCGCGTCGCTATTTCGGTCAGAACCGCCTTTTCCCGCGCTCGGTGGAGGTCAGCGGCAAGACCGGCACGCTCTCCAACCAGGAGCCCTTCCTACGGTTCACCTGGTTCGTTGGCTTTGCCCGTCATAAAGAATGGGAAGGCGATCGTGGTGTGGCCGTGGCCGGTCTGATGGCCAACGATCCGGCCTGGCACCTTGTGGGGCCGCAGGGCGCCAGTGAAGGTCTGCGCCGTTACTATCAGCTCGCCAGTGAGCGTCGTCGAACTATCGATGAGGCTGTTGCCTCACGCTGAACGAAGCTGAAAAGCCGTCAGTACCAAAGAAGGCCGCCTCCCCATCCGGGAGGCGGCCTTCTTTGCGTTTTGCACGATGCGCTGGCGATGCTCAGCTCTCCCGAACCGCCGCTTCTTCCTCGGCGTAGCGTTGCTCGATGGCTTCGACGGCAGCGCCTTGCTCCTCCCAGGCCATGAGCACCTCAGTGAGTTCTTCCTCCACCGCATGGAAGCGCTGGTTGATGCCGGCGACCTCATCGCCGGCATCGTAGGTCGCCGGATCAGCGAGTTTTGTCTGGAGTTCGCTATGTTCGGTTTCCAGCGCCTCGATCTTCGCTTCGAGCTTTTTGAGTTGCGCGCGAAGCGTGCGCGTCTCGGCGTCGCGGCGCTTGCGGATTTCGGCCAGGGCCCGTCGTTGGTCTTTGCGGGACACCAGGGGGCCATCCGACACCGACGAGGACGGGCTGGCAGCGCTCACGGTCCCCTGCCCCTGGTCTTCGGACTCCAGCTCGCGTTCGCGTCGCCAGCGAAACTCCTCGTAGGTGCCCGGGTAGAGCTTGAGCTGGCCGTCCTCGACAAGCACGACTTTATTGACGACCTCATTGAGGAAGTAGCGGTCGTGGCTGATGACGCAGAAAGCCCCCTCGAAGTGCTTGAGCGCGTGCTCCAGCACCTGGCGAGACGAGATGTCGAGGTGGTTGGTGGGCTCATCCAGGAGCAACACGCCGGCGGGCTCCAGCAGCATTTTCGCCAGCGCCAGGCGGCCCTTCTCCCCTCCGGATAACACCGAGATGGGTTTGTGAACGTCGTCGCCGCTGAAGAGAAAGGCCCCCAGGATCGAGCGCACGCGACTGGCCGACTCCATGGTGGCGCTGGCCTCCATCTCCTGGAGAACTGTGCGCCGAAGATCCAGCTGATCGACCGAGTGCTGCGCGAAGTAGCGGAGCTGCACATTATGCCCTTCAACAACCTCGCCCTCATCGGGCTGAAGGCGTCCGGCGAGCATCTTGAGGAGCGTGGTCTTTCCGGCGCCGTTAGGGCCAACGAGCGCGACGTGGTCGCCGCGCTCAAGCACAAAGTCGACGCCTTCGTAGATGATGTTGTCGTCGAAGCGTTTGGAAACCTGCCGGGCCTCCAGAGCGACTTTGCCGATGCGCGGAGGGGCCGGGAACTCAAATCCGATGGTCGCCTCGTAGTCGGGCGGGACCACGATACGTTCGATCTTCTCGAGTTGCTTGATGCGGCTCTGGGCCTGGCGGGCCTTGGAGGCTTTATAACGAAAGCGCTCGATGAATTCTTCGATCTGCGCGATCTCTTTGGCCTGCTCGGCTGCCTGGGTGACGATACGCTCGCGTCGTTCGCGGCGCTCCTTGATGAAGTTGTCGTAATTGCCCTTATACAGCTGAACCTGGCCGCCGCTGAGTTCGGCGATGGTGTCGACGAGGCGGTTCAAGAAGTAGCGGTCGTGGCTGATGACGATGATGGTGCCCTCGTAGCCACTCAAGAACTTCTCGAGCCATTCGATGCTCTCCAGATCAAGGTGGTTTGTGGGCTCATCGAGAAGGAGCACCTCGGGCCGAAAGAGGAGCAGACGCGAGAGAAGTGCGCGCATCTGCCATCCCCCGGAGAAGGTCTGAATGGGGGCGTCCATCTCCTCGTTGCTAAAGCCCATGCCGGCGGCAATCTCACGGGCACGGCTGCGAAATTCGTAGCCGCCGCGCACCCGAAACTGCTCCTGAAGGTCGGCGTAGGCCGCGCTGGCCTGTTCGCTGCTCTCGCCCCTGGCGAGCGCCTCCTCGGCCCGCTGCAGGTCACGCTCCATGTCGAGCAGATCCTGGCGCCCTCCCAGCACGAGGTCGAGCACACTGCCCTGCTCTTCGACAGCGAGCTCCTGAGGCAGGTAGCCCACGCGCACACCGCGCGGCTGGATGACCTCGCCGCGGTCGGCCTCCTCCTGGCCGACGATAACTCGGAAGAGGGTCGTTTTCCCGGCGCCGTTGGGACCAACCAGGCCGATTTTCTGACCCGGTGAGAGCTGCCAGTTGAGGTTTCGGAAGAGCTCGTCGTTGCCGTAGGCTTTGCTGATGGTGTCGAGACGAATCATAAGGTGCATCTCCGCGAGGAAGTTCCCGCGAGGTATACCGATGACGCGTCGTCCGGGCAACGTTGCAGGCGCGGGATGCCCCCCGCAAATTGACACCCTTTTCCAGCCACTGCTATCGTCCCTGGTACCTTCAGGATGATCACATCCGGGGTCCGAAGGCGGCATCAGACGCATTCCGACCGGATCTTTTACGCCCAGGAACAACGATGAAACGATGGTTCTCTGGCATCTTCGCCATGGTGATGTGCACCGCCCTGCCCTCGGCACACGCGCAGGAGGCGCCTTCAGATTCAGCGCAGGTGGTGGTGCTACGCTTTGCCAACTCCGAGGTGGATCAAGCGGTGATGGATCGCTTCTACACCGAGCTTCATGATGCACTGGAGGCGACCGAGGAGATGACGCTGGCCCCCGGCGGCGAAGTCACCATCGATGATCTTGTGATGATGGGCGGATGCAGTACGCCGGATGAGGCGTGTCTGGCCGGTCTGCAGGATTTTGTGGCTGGAGAGCGGCTCGTCTACGGCTCGATCCAGCGCAGTGAAGATGTGCACATGTTCTCGATCTACCTCTTCGACTTTAAGACGGGCACGTTCCTGGAGCGCATCGAGGAGAAGACGTTGAGGGGCGATGACGCCTGGGTGTCCCGCGGGATACCGGCCGTGGTCGAGCACTTCGTCTGGGGGGAGAGCGCCGAGGTTCAGGTGCAGGTCAGCGGAGGCGTTGAAGTCGAGGTGAGACTCGATGGCCAGGTGGTCGGCCAGGGCTCGCAATCCCTTGACGGGGTGGCGCCGGGCGAGGCGGTCATCAGCGCGCAATCTCAAGACGGCGAACAACGCATCGAACGCGTCATTCTTCGTCGTGGCGA of the Lujinxingia sediminis genome contains:
- a CDS encoding J domain-containing protein, with translation MSQDTEAVRHEIRQMHQSLAETSYYDLLGLASGLDDAIIKQQATKEFRQLAKKWHVDRFSAHDLGDDKKLVQEIFATINTAHQVLTDPEKRAEYDLQLTGANTDISSILTAENAFRKGQKMLETGAHAGAHEQFKIASENNADDLEYRAHFVYTEYLLIQKNAEGTPLNRTRAQEIFKELDTISMELTDRDWLLTFMGVVAEGLGRTREAEGLFHQAMQHNPRNVEAKRRLRLMDMRKNKKKGFFAQLMEKIKPS
- a CDS encoding ABC-F family ATP-binding cassette domain-containing protein, with translation MIRLDTISKAYGNDELFRNLNWQLSPGQKIGLVGPNGAGKTTLFRVIVGQEEADRGEVIQPRGVRVGYLPQELAVEEQGSVLDLVLGGRQDLLDMERDLQRAEEALARGESSEQASAAYADLQEQFRVRGGYEFRSRAREIAAGMGFSNEEMDAPIQTFSGGWQMRALLSRLLLFRPEVLLLDEPTNHLDLESIEWLEKFLSGYEGTIIVISHDRYFLNRLVDTIAELSGGQVQLYKGNYDNFIKERRERRERIVTQAAEQAKEIAQIEEFIERFRYKASKARQAQSRIKQLEKIERIVVPPDYEATIGFEFPAPPRIGKVALEARQVSKRFDDNIIYEGVDFVLERGDHVALVGPNGAGKTTLLKMLAGRLQPDEGEVVEGHNVQLRYFAQHSVDQLDLRRTVLQEMEASATMESASRVRSILGAFLFSGDDVHKPISVLSGGEKGRLALAKMLLEPAGVLLLDEPTNHLDISSRQVLEHALKHFEGAFCVISHDRYFLNEVVNKVVLVEDGQLKLYPGTYEEFRWRRERELESEDQGQGTVSAASPSSSVSDGPLVSRKDQRRALAEIRKRRDAETRTLRAQLKKLEAKIEALETEHSELQTKLADPATYDAGDEVAGINQRFHAVEEELTEVLMAWEEQGAAVEAIEQRYAEEEAAVRES
- a CDS encoding penicillin-binding transpeptidase domain-containing protein, producing the protein MTAGASPPVQEVERAQQVAERAAATDGAVRTLRLSAAREEAQAQARQRAERLVGVASSFEPVVFPALPDNWVAAGLDISKAEVVGDKLIQTLPSGARVVLTLDPELQSYLDQMLQANLVPHGGVVLMEPHTGRVLAMAENSRRGQEFDHFTRQAQAPSASVFKIVTAAALLEGEGVDPHQEVCYHGGTRGLTVRNIEGSPGLDNRCNDLEGALAWSINSLIAKQAFNNLSADELLAWAERFGYNQEIPFELPVQVSEAYRVEDPHERARAAAGFWHSHLSPIHGAMIGAAMANEGVMMRPTLIDRYEAPDGTTLYEFEPTVFREVMTPQTARKLSEMMVTTAERGTARRYFGQNRLFPRSVEVSGKTGTLSNQEPFLRFTWFVGFARHKEWEGDRGVAVAGLMANDPAWHLVGPQGASEGLRRYYQLASERRRTIDEAVASR